From the genome of Candidatus Methylomirabilota bacterium:
GCCGCCCCATAACCTCACGATGACCGTCACCGGCGCGGCCTTGCTCTGGTTTGGCTGGTTCGGCTTTAACGCCGGGAGCGCTACCGCCGCCAACAGGCTGGCCACTAATGCCTTTGTCGTCACTCATCTCGCGACGGCAGCGGCGGCGCTGGCCTGGATGTTTGCTGAATGGAGCTCCAGGGGCAAACCAACTGTTCTGGGAGCGGCCAGCGGCGCCGTCGCCGGGCTCGTCGCCATCACCCCGGCGTCCGGCTTCGTCGGTCCGATGCCGGCGATCGTCATCGGGGCCGGCGGAGGGATTCTGTGCTTCTCCGCCTGCATACTCAAGGCGCGGCTGGGTTACGACGACTCGCTGGACGTCGTGGGGGTCCACGGCGTCGGTGGGACCTGGGGCGCGCTGGCCACCGGTCTGTTCGCGTCCAAGGCGATTAATCCTGACGGCGCCGATGGGCTGTTCTTCGGCAATCCCCATCAGTTCGTGGTACAGATCATCGCCGTACTGGCCTGTATGCTCCTGGCGTTCGTGGGCACGGTGATCCTGCTGAAGCTCGTTGACACGTTGATCGGTTTGCGAATCAGTAGTGAAGAGGAACAGATCGGTCTCGATCTGAGCCAGCACGAAGAGAACGCCTATGGCTTCTAAGGAAAGGAGGTGCTAGCGCCTCGCGCTGGCACCGATCTTGAATAACATGGCAAACATGACCTTTCACGAAGAAAAGGGGAGCCACGACCCAAGAACAATCGGGTTCAGCGCCCTCTTTGAAGCGGCCAAGATCCTGAGCGACCAGATCGATCTCGAGCAGGTACTTGGTGAGCTTGAACGGGAGCTGGTCATGCGGGCGCTGAAGGAAAACGGCGGTGTCCAGGCGAGAGCCGCCGCTCGCCTGGGCATTACGCCGCGACAGCTCGCCTACAAAATGCAGAAGTTCCGGATCATCAAAGAGTTCCGCATCGAAAGCTGACCGCTCTATCTCTCTTGACGCACCGCCCGCCCGTGGGGTGAGATGCGTCCTCGCCTGTTGAGCTTGACTCGATAGTGGGGTGTGTGGTCTCTTTGTGTGCGGTGGTCTGCTCCTCTCGCAAGCCGTAGTCCAGCCCGGCGGGTTACGGAAGTATACCAAGCAGACGGCACAGGCTCAGGTACTGGTGCTCCAGGAGCCTTCGGAGTCAAGATCTCGCCTGAAGGTACGGTAATTGGCTCGACACCGGGGTCTTTCCACAGGAGACGACACGATGGCAAGAGAGAGGGACATTTCTCCCCTCACAGGGCTTTGTGAAGCAGAAGCGGCGACAAGGCTGAAGGAGGAAGGGCATAACGAACTCCCCTCCTCGAAGCCACGCAGCATCTTCTCTATTGCATGTGACGTTGTACGCGAACCGATGTTCCTGCTTCTCGTCGCTTGTGGGGCGATCTATCTCGTATTGGGCGATCTACAAGAGGCACTGATGCTGCTTGGATTCGTCCTCTTTATCACGGGAATCACCCTGTTTCAGGAACAGAAGACAGAACGCGCGCTCGAAGCCCTGAGGGACCTCTCCAGCCCCCGCGCGCTGGTCATTCGAGACGGTGAACAGAAACGTATTGCCGGCCGTGATGTCGTCCGTGGCGACGTTCTGGTTCTGACAGAAGGCGATCGGGTTCCAGCCGACGCCGTGCTCGTGCGGTGCGCCAGCCTCTTGGTCGATGAGTCCCTGCTAACCGGGGAACCCGTGCCGGTGCGCAAGGTCGCCAGGGACGGTATTTTTGAAATGGGTCGTCCTGGAGGAGACGACCTGCCTTTCGTGTACTCCGGGACATTAGCCGTTCAAGGGCAGGGCGTTGCCCAAGTGCTCGCCATTGGCGTCCACACCGAAATCGGTAAGGTCGGCAAAGCATTACAAAGGGTGAAACCAGAAAAGACCTTGCTGCAAAGAGAAACCGGACGGCTGGTTCGCAATGTTGCCATGCTGGGTTTAT
Proteins encoded in this window:
- a CDS encoding ammonium transporter; amino-acid sequence: MDSGDTAWMLTSSALVLLMTAPGLALFYAGLVRRKNALGTIMQSFIILALISVQWALWGYSLAFGPDMGGIIGSLAWVGLRGVGLDPNPDYAATIPHQAYMIYQMMFAVITPALIMGAVAERMKFSAFLLFTLLWATLIYDPLAHWVWGMGGWLRTMGALDFAGGTAVHISSGISALAAALIVGRRRGHPGEPMPPHNLTMTVTGAALLWFGWFGFNAGSATAANRLATNAFVVTHLATAAAALAWMFAEWSSRGKPTVLGAASGAVAGLVAITPASGFVGPMPAIVIGAGGGILCFSACILKARLGYDDSLDVVGVHGVGGTWGALATGLFASKAINPDGADGLFFGNPHQFVVQIIAVLACMLLAFVGTVILLKLVDTLIGLRISSEEEQIGLDLSQHEENAYGF
- a CDS encoding helix-turn-helix domain-containing protein, which encodes MTFHEEKGSHDPRTIGFSALFEAAKILSDQIDLEQVLGELERELVMRALKENGGVQARAAARLGITPRQLAYKMQKFRIIKEFRIES